From Cotesia glomerata isolate CgM1 linkage group LG2, MPM_Cglom_v2.3, whole genome shotgun sequence, a single genomic window includes:
- the LOC123259991 gene encoding polynucleotide 5'-hydroxyl-kinase NOL9-like isoform X2: protein MSKIKSATSNKDSLSDESINGCITVDDSSSEDIQIVYSDESPSDCIPIKNFVNHLQETCNVPPKKVVKNKFKSPITIKTNLMKPLPNILRHSWSAGYKIPRRKTKIPREFEFNESNLNVTIGPSIIPESVIKKREAKSDKQNHESSSESQYEVDTSTDSDELDNTIDTNTSVLDESIPNLDDSVSSDDKTSLHFYCLRNKVICALNAHKHFSFHGKLKIKVLYGAIEIYGYTLNKSNTITPVEIYSPRSSNLLRIQSACSSESSDLDDLSVAWDALKEDNIDCNSEAFTTFVDNIQPGWSVFTLQNFDNNLTDFIERHFSHRLFPTFESSTNNCWTQLRRAEIILQSYIFPTKARKRVISFNNTKETVETVVNDFISRNLSRIILAGAKNLGKSTTTRYLVNKLLQKIEQVIVLDFDPGQSEFTPAGCVSMSIVRKPLLGPNFTHLERPYYQFYIGGIDVTRCLTNYIEGIKKIIECSNNYLDKHHNSVPVIVNTMGFCKDLGWDIMCYIIKSIKPTDVIQINSKKTKCNFDNLLQHQVVINEKSSGLSWTSVDNTSLNEYKHYLVYSDAEFRGKSGETWNIEPHQLRDIAMLAYLSDITKVINNTKSYFTSTSIPATINEITPYQISFSSVKISLGFPVVSHVLSVINGNIVALCGTDFDDDQCDTEKVSYPKVLVRAPLATCYGFGIVRGIDMEQEKIFLNTPLSVDELKYVNCLIGSIQVPAGLRQLNKSGLPYTSGECNLPTSRDPRRGCFHMKNLKDTSLLSTDD, encoded by the exons atgagtaaaattaaatcagcAACCAGTAATAAGGATAGTTTAAGTGATGAATCAATAAATGGGTGCATAACTGTTGATGATTCCAGTTCTGAGGATATACAAATAGTTTACAGTGATGAATCTCCCAGTGACTGTATCCCCATCAAAAATTTCGTCAATCATTTACag GAGACATGCAACGTACCGCCAAAAAAAGTGGTTAAGAACAAATTCAAAAGTCCAATTAccataaaaacaaatttaatgaaaccACTACCGAATATTTTACGTCATTCATGGTCTGCTGGATACAAAATTCCTCGTAGAAAAACTAAAATTCCTCGTGAATTTGAGTTTAATGAATCAAATCTCAACGTTACGATTGGACCGTCTATAATACCTGAGTcagtaataaaaaaacgaGAAGCTAAAAGTGATAAGCAAAATCATGAATCATCTAGCGAATCGCAATATGAAGTAGACACATCAACAGATTCGGATGAATTGGATAACACAATAGACACAAATACATCAGTGCTGGATGAGTCAATACCAAATTTAGATGATTCAGTTTCATCTGATGACAAAACATCGCTTCATTTCTATTGTCTGAGAAATAAAGTAATTTGTGCGTTGAATGctcataaacatttttcattccacggtaaattaaaaattaaagtactCTATGGCGCTATTGAAATTTACGGATATACCTTAAATAAATCGAATACCATTACACCGGTAGAGATTTATTCACCCCGTAGTTCTAATTTACTACGTATACAGAGTGCGTGTAGCTCTGAATCCAGTGACTTAGATGATTTATCAGTTGCTTGGGACGCATTGAAAGAAGATAACATTGACTGTAATTCAGAAGCATTTACGACGTTCGTTGACAATATTCAACCTGGTTGGTCTGTTTTTACactacaaaattttgataataatttgacTGACTTTATCGAAAGGCATTTTTCTCATCGCCTGTTTCCTACATTCGAAAGTAGCACTAACAATTGCTGGACACAACTTCGTAGAgctgaaattattttacagaGTTACATCTTTCCAACGAAGGCACGTAAACGAGTTATTAGTTTCAATAATACTAAAGAAACTGTTGAAACAGTTGttaatgattttatatctAGAAATTTATCACGAATAATTCTAGCTGGTGCCAAAAATCTTGGTAAATCAACGACAACACGTTatctagttaataaattattacaaaagaTTGAGCAAGTTATAGTACTGGATTTTGACCCTGGACAAAGTGAGTTTACTCCAGCGGGATGTGTTTCTATGAGTATTGTTAGAAAACCACTTCTAGGGCCTAATTTTACTCATCTAGAGAGACcgtattatcaattttacattGGTGGAATTGATGTGACTCGTTGCTTGACTAATTACATCgaaggaattaaaaaaataattgaatgcTCAAACAATTATTTAGACAAACATCATAACTCAGTACCGGTTATTGTAAATACTATGGGTTTTTGTAAAGATCTCGGCTGGGATATTATgtgttatattattaagagtaTTAAGCCGACAGATGTCATTCAGATTAACTCTAAGAAGACTAAatgtaattttgataatttattacagCACCAAGTTGTTATTAATGAG AAAAGTTCAGGATTAAGTTGGACAAGTGTTGATAATACTTCATTAAACGAATATAAACATTATCTCGTTTATTCAGATGCTGAGTTTCGAGGTAAAAGTGGTGAAACTTGGAACATTGAACCTCACCAATTAAGAGATATTGCAATGTTAGCTTATTTGAGTGATAtaacaaaagttataaataatactaaatcgTATTTTACCTCAACAAGTATACCAGCAACTATCAATGAGATAACGCCGTATCAAATTTCATTTTCGTCAGTCAAAATATCACTTGGATTTCCGGTTGTTTCTCACGTACTGTCTGTTATCAATGGTAATATCGTCGCTTTATGTGGTACTGATTTTGATGATGACCAATGTGATACTGAGAAAGTATCATATCCAAAAGTACTTGTACGAGCACCTCTAGCTACATGTTATGGATTcg gaATTGTTAGAGGAATAGACATggaacaagaaaa
- the LOC123259991 gene encoding polynucleotide 5'-hydroxyl-kinase NOL9-like isoform X1, translating into MSKIKSATSNKDSLSDESINGCITVDDSSSEDIQIVYSDESPSDCIPIKNFVNHLQFIQETCNVPPKKVVKNKFKSPITIKTNLMKPLPNILRHSWSAGYKIPRRKTKIPREFEFNESNLNVTIGPSIIPESVIKKREAKSDKQNHESSSESQYEVDTSTDSDELDNTIDTNTSVLDESIPNLDDSVSSDDKTSLHFYCLRNKVICALNAHKHFSFHGKLKIKVLYGAIEIYGYTLNKSNTITPVEIYSPRSSNLLRIQSACSSESSDLDDLSVAWDALKEDNIDCNSEAFTTFVDNIQPGWSVFTLQNFDNNLTDFIERHFSHRLFPTFESSTNNCWTQLRRAEIILQSYIFPTKARKRVISFNNTKETVETVVNDFISRNLSRIILAGAKNLGKSTTTRYLVNKLLQKIEQVIVLDFDPGQSEFTPAGCVSMSIVRKPLLGPNFTHLERPYYQFYIGGIDVTRCLTNYIEGIKKIIECSNNYLDKHHNSVPVIVNTMGFCKDLGWDIMCYIIKSIKPTDVIQINSKKTKCNFDNLLQHQVVINEKSSGLSWTSVDNTSLNEYKHYLVYSDAEFRGKSGETWNIEPHQLRDIAMLAYLSDITKVINNTKSYFTSTSIPATINEITPYQISFSSVKISLGFPVVSHVLSVINGNIVALCGTDFDDDQCDTEKVSYPKVLVRAPLATCYGFGIVRGIDMEQEKIFLNTPLSVDELKYVNCLIGSIQVPAGLRQLNKSGLPYTSGECNLPTSRDPRRGCFHMKNLKDTSLLSTDD; encoded by the exons atgagtaaaattaaatcagcAACCAGTAATAAGGATAGTTTAAGTGATGAATCAATAAATGGGTGCATAACTGTTGATGATTCCAGTTCTGAGGATATACAAATAGTTTACAGTGATGAATCTCCCAGTGACTGTATCCCCATCAAAAATTTCGTCAATCATTTACag TTTATTCAGGAGACATGCAACGTACCGCCAAAAAAAGTGGTTAAGAACAAATTCAAAAGTCCAATTAccataaaaacaaatttaatgaaaccACTACCGAATATTTTACGTCATTCATGGTCTGCTGGATACAAAATTCCTCGTAGAAAAACTAAAATTCCTCGTGAATTTGAGTTTAATGAATCAAATCTCAACGTTACGATTGGACCGTCTATAATACCTGAGTcagtaataaaaaaacgaGAAGCTAAAAGTGATAAGCAAAATCATGAATCATCTAGCGAATCGCAATATGAAGTAGACACATCAACAGATTCGGATGAATTGGATAACACAATAGACACAAATACATCAGTGCTGGATGAGTCAATACCAAATTTAGATGATTCAGTTTCATCTGATGACAAAACATCGCTTCATTTCTATTGTCTGAGAAATAAAGTAATTTGTGCGTTGAATGctcataaacatttttcattccacggtaaattaaaaattaaagtactCTATGGCGCTATTGAAATTTACGGATATACCTTAAATAAATCGAATACCATTACACCGGTAGAGATTTATTCACCCCGTAGTTCTAATTTACTACGTATACAGAGTGCGTGTAGCTCTGAATCCAGTGACTTAGATGATTTATCAGTTGCTTGGGACGCATTGAAAGAAGATAACATTGACTGTAATTCAGAAGCATTTACGACGTTCGTTGACAATATTCAACCTGGTTGGTCTGTTTTTACactacaaaattttgataataatttgacTGACTTTATCGAAAGGCATTTTTCTCATCGCCTGTTTCCTACATTCGAAAGTAGCACTAACAATTGCTGGACACAACTTCGTAGAgctgaaattattttacagaGTTACATCTTTCCAACGAAGGCACGTAAACGAGTTATTAGTTTCAATAATACTAAAGAAACTGTTGAAACAGTTGttaatgattttatatctAGAAATTTATCACGAATAATTCTAGCTGGTGCCAAAAATCTTGGTAAATCAACGACAACACGTTatctagttaataaattattacaaaagaTTGAGCAAGTTATAGTACTGGATTTTGACCCTGGACAAAGTGAGTTTACTCCAGCGGGATGTGTTTCTATGAGTATTGTTAGAAAACCACTTCTAGGGCCTAATTTTACTCATCTAGAGAGACcgtattatcaattttacattGGTGGAATTGATGTGACTCGTTGCTTGACTAATTACATCgaaggaattaaaaaaataattgaatgcTCAAACAATTATTTAGACAAACATCATAACTCAGTACCGGTTATTGTAAATACTATGGGTTTTTGTAAAGATCTCGGCTGGGATATTATgtgttatattattaagagtaTTAAGCCGACAGATGTCATTCAGATTAACTCTAAGAAGACTAAatgtaattttgataatttattacagCACCAAGTTGTTATTAATGAG AAAAGTTCAGGATTAAGTTGGACAAGTGTTGATAATACTTCATTAAACGAATATAAACATTATCTCGTTTATTCAGATGCTGAGTTTCGAGGTAAAAGTGGTGAAACTTGGAACATTGAACCTCACCAATTAAGAGATATTGCAATGTTAGCTTATTTGAGTGATAtaacaaaagttataaataatactaaatcgTATTTTACCTCAACAAGTATACCAGCAACTATCAATGAGATAACGCCGTATCAAATTTCATTTTCGTCAGTCAAAATATCACTTGGATTTCCGGTTGTTTCTCACGTACTGTCTGTTATCAATGGTAATATCGTCGCTTTATGTGGTACTGATTTTGATGATGACCAATGTGATACTGAGAAAGTATCATATCCAAAAGTACTTGTACGAGCACCTCTAGCTACATGTTATGGATTcg gaATTGTTAGAGGAATAGACATggaacaagaaaa